A window of Insulibacter thermoxylanivorax genomic DNA:
CCATCCCGTATTCGTTCTCTATGCCGTGGTCATGGATGAGGCTAGTCTCCTGAACTTGGAATATCTCTGTGCACAGGTTGGACATTTTCACCCGTCCCAATTTGCGCAGCGGGTGCTGGTCATTGACATTGTCATCGAAGATTTCAAAGGGATACCCGGATTCGAATTGCGCCTTTTTGATTTCCGTGTACAGCTTCCGGGCATTTACCCGCTTCAGCTTGCGAATGTTCGGATTGTCCAGCAATTCATAGTACATTTCGCTCATACTGATTTCCGACATCCGCTTCCCGTATTCCTTGTAAATATCGTAAGGACTGAACAGCACAATATCCTTGTCCCGCTTCATCAATTCGAAGAAAATACTCGGCACAATAATGCCGGTAGACAAGGTCTTCAAGCGAATCTTTTCGTCAGCATTGGGTTTTTTGGAGGATATGAAGTTTTCGATATCGCCATGAAAAATGTTCAGATACACAACGCCCGAACCGTTTCGCTGCCCGAGCTGATTCGAATAGGAAAAGGCATCCTCCAGCAGTTTGGACACCGGCATGACACCGCTGGCACGGTTATGAATGCCCTTGATCGGATCGCCGAGCGGACGGAGATCCGTCAAATTGACGCCCACTCCTCCTCCCAGCCGGGACAATTCCAAGCAGTAACCGATATTGGCTGCAATGCTGTTCATCGAATCGTCAATCGACAGCTTGAAGCAGCTGACCAGTTCTCCTCTGGAACGTTTGCCACTGTTCAGTGTCGTTGGAGTGGCCGGCTGATAGGCGGTTAACATCGCATCAACCGCACGTTCGGCCAGCTCTTTGTCACCACAGGCCAGATAAAGGGCAATGATGACGATGCGATCCTCATACTTTTCCAAAATTTCCGACCCATCTCTGCTTTTCATTGCGTAGCCATCGTAAAATTTGCTCGCACTCATGAAGGACGGAAAACGGAAATGGTAGCTGTACGCCCTTTGGAAAAGCTGCTCAATAAACGCCATATCGTACTGTTCTAAGAACTCTTTCTCATAATATCCTTCTTCGACGAGATAGCGGATTTTTTCTTCCACGTCGATAAAATAACGCATTTTGACATTGACATATTCAAGAAAATATCGCCTGGCTGCTTCCTTGTCCTTGGCCAGATCAAGTTTACCCGTGCGGTTGTAATGGTGCAGCACTTCATTGTTAAGTCGCAAATACGATTTCATGTTGGTCTGCTCTCCTTTCTTTTATTTGCTCTTGGTAAAATTGCCGGATCACTTCGTAATCCGAAGGAAATCCGCGCAACTCGATCTTCCTCACCAGCGGAATATTCCATTGCGCAGCCAGGGTATCTCCGGCCTTGCCGTAATTGTGGTGCCCGAAGTTTCGGTTGCCGCTTACCGCCACTCCCCTGCAAAATTCCCCGTTTTTGTCCATAAATCTTCGTACAATGGGCGGCACATCCCCCAATCCGTCCGTATAGGTTAGAAGCACAAATGGTTCCTCAATCAACGTATCCTCGCCGATTTCGACGCTCGGCAATTGCAATTGAGAAACAATATAGCGGACATTGCCTGTGCGGCTGGCATATGCAATCATCTGTTCTCAATCCCCAGTTTCTCCAAGATTTCCTCGGAGCTAATCCAGAACTCGCCGCTGATTTCCAAGACCGGAACGGTCATCAAGCCGGCACGGATCAACCGCTCCCTGGCCGCTTCGTCATGATCGATATTTATGATGTCCAATTCCTTCCCACTGCGTTGCGCCTCGGATTTGATCCACATACATCTGGGACATACGGTTTTTGTGTACAGTTTCATAAAAATTCCTCCATATTGTGATTATAAAAAGCACCCTCTCATCGAGGGTGCTTGAAACGGCATCTGCAGGGCATGGATGGTATCAGCTCACCAGCCCAATATGATGGCAAGGCGTGCCAAAAACACATCCACATGTGCGAGCCGTTTCTTTTCTCAATCCCCGAAGAAAGGAAACGATTGTTTGGTCAGGCAGGTCTCCTGGCTTCGCATCATCCTCCCGTTCCCTTCCCATGCATTCTGCACAGTGGATGTGAACGTTCGTCCGCGTTACAGTTGCGGGGACAGCGCCAGATTCGCACTGGCTTCCCTATTAAACTGCCTTCGCAGTACCTCACCAAACACATTTATGAAGTTGATCGAGACAAATCCATCTTATCACACCATTTATCTAAACACAATATATTGTGTTGTTTTATCAATCAACCTCCAATATATTGATTTTATTTGCAATAATCCTCAAGGTACAGCATCCCGTGCAGGATCAGCAACGGTCTATGTAAGACTCATCAAATATCTCGCGAAGTATTAGGATCTGTCGTAGGATCTGTCGAAACATAAGACCCTTCTGGCTGGGCGTCAATCTCCCCTGCCGGAAGGGTCTTCTTCTGCTTGCGAAACTTCGATCAGCAAATATTCCCCTTCAATTCATCCACTCACGTTCAAATTCCGCAAGCAGCGCGCGTACTTCATCCGTCGACTTCGTGTTCATCAGCTGATTCCTTAATTCACCGGCGCCGCGGAATCCTTTGACGTATATTTTAAAACACCGCTGCAGGGATGCGAAGGGAAGCGGCAATTGATCAACGTATTGATCATACAGATCCAGGTGATATTTCAGCAGCTCGATATGTTCCTGCGGACTGTGTTCCCGGGGCTCTTTCTCGAAGGCGAAGGGATTCTTAAACACGCCGCGGCCGATCATGATGCCGT
This region includes:
- the nrdE gene encoding class 1b ribonucleoside-diphosphate reductase subunit alpha gives rise to the protein MKSYLRLNNEVLHHYNRTGKLDLAKDKEAARRYFLEYVNVKMRYFIDVEEKIRYLVEEGYYEKEFLEQYDMAFIEQLFQRAYSYHFRFPSFMSASKFYDGYAMKSRDGSEILEKYEDRIVIIALYLACGDKELAERAVDAMLTAYQPATPTTLNSGKRSRGELVSCFKLSIDDSMNSIAANIGYCLELSRLGGGVGVNLTDLRPLGDPIKGIHNRASGVMPVSKLLEDAFSYSNQLGQRNGSGVVYLNIFHGDIENFISSKKPNADEKIRLKTLSTGIIVPSIFFELMKRDKDIVLFSPYDIYKEYGKRMSEISMSEMYYELLDNPNIRKLKRVNARKLYTEIKKAQFESGYPFEIFDDNVNDQHPLRKLGRVKMSNLCTEIFQVQETSLIHDHGIENEYGMDVSCNLGSLDIHKATQTDFETLVDTAMRLLSNVSLMTNIRNVPSVSKANRLMHSVGLGVMNLHGHLVSQGLDYESEESVLFVDAFMEALNYYSLLASMRIARERKETFYGFEKSDYADGSYFERYVNKEERELPASVLRALGKVPLITRQMWMDLKEQVMEHGLFNAYRLAVAPTGSISYIRNCTASIAPITERVEIRDYADSRTIYPMPFLNDENIHLYKEAYEIDQYRMVDLYAAAQKHVDQGISMTVYVTDQWTTERLARLYIYAWMKGIKSVYYVRQRLQTIEECVACSI
- the nrdI gene encoding class Ib ribonucleoside-diphosphate reductase assembly flavoprotein NrdI translates to MIAYASRTGNVRYIVSQLQLPSVEIGEDTLIEEPFVLLTYTDGLGDVPPIVRRFMDKNGEFCRGVAVSGNRNFGHHNYGKAGDTLAAQWNIPLVRKIELRGFPSDYEVIRQFYQEQIKERRADQHEIVFAT
- a CDS encoding glutaredoxin family protein; its protein translation is MKLYTKTVCPRCMWIKSEAQRSGKELDIINIDHDEAARERLIRAGLMTVPVLEISGEFWISSEEILEKLGIENR